The window AGGCTCTGGTCCGGTGCCACCCCCGGGGAGCTGTGTTGGGAAGACTGAGCGGCCGGCCGAAGCCTGGGTCCGGCTGGATTCGGCACCTCAGCACTCTGGAACTACCATTCCCGAGATGCCTTATTCCCGCCGCCGACTCGAGGGCGGGGCAGTCTCTTGTGTCATAGGTGCGCGAAGCTGTCGCGGAGTGATGACGTAAGGCCCCGGGCTCCCGGACTGTCAGTCAGAGCACACCTGTGTACTCGCCGGTGGGCCCGCTGGGCCGGCGCAGCCATGGCTGCGGTGTTTGACCTGGACCTGGAGACAGAGGAAGGCAGCGAAGGCGAGGGCGAGCCAGAGCTCAGCCCCGCGGTGAGTGGTCCGCCCGGGCGCCGCTTGATCCCGGCTCGATCCCGTCGTCCAGGCGGTGGGATCGCCCGGGCACCTCCTAGCAGTGAGGACTCGGGTCCCGCAGACGCTGGTTTGTCTCAGATCCCAGTCACTGTTGAGATCTGACCCTCCCCACACCCCGATCTATCCTGCACGCTCCCAGCCCTTCCCCTGCGTTTCCCTATCCTGCCCTCGCCTCTCCTCCCCAGTCCTGGTCCATCGCCTACCAGCTCCCATTCCTGACCCTCTCTTCTGGGCTAAGCAGTCCAGCTTTGGGGAGAGGGAGCCTGGCACCTCCCTTGGCTCTTACCCCTCGGTTTCTCGCAGGACGCGTGTCCCCTCGCGGAGTTGAGGCCGGCTGGCCTGGAGTGAGTGAGGGTCgtgttgggggagggaggagggaatgggctggggaaggggaccTGCGAAGCGCAGGAGCACATTGCCCCCGTTAACCTCCTGTGCCTGCAGGCCTGTGGGACACTATGAGGAGGTGGAGCTGACTGAGAGCAGTGTGAACCCGGGCCCCGAGCGCATCGGTCCCCACTGCTTTGAGCTGCTGCGTGTGCTGGGCAAGGGGAACTATGGCAAGGTATTGGCTCTCCTCCTTCCTGACTGGCCTCAGAGCCTAAGTTTTGCTGCATCAAAGTGTTTCAGAACTAATTAGACTTgtagggactaccctggtggtccattggttaagactctgcatttccagtacaggggtgcaggttcagtccctagccgggaaactaagatcccacctgtgGAGctgccaaaaaatttaaaaaataaaataaaattagacttGTAAACCAGCAGAGCCTCTGACTGAActcagagggaaggaaggaaaagcaaatcCTCTCAGAATTAGACTTGAAATCTTTACTGCCCCACCCCTGGGTGGGCCTAGGCTTCTTGGTCCCAGTACCAGAGCTTCAGGGTGGAGCTTTTTGAAGATAGATATGGAGAGGGAGGTTGATCCTGTCTCCCCTGCCCTACAGGTGTTCCAGGTGCGAAAGGTACAGGGCAGCAATCTGGGCAAAATATATGCCATGAAAGTCCTGAGGAAGGTGAGTCATTCATTTTGCCAACAGCTCATCACCGAGTGACTGCCATTGCCAGTGCACTGAGCCGGGCTTTTCGGGGACAGGAGTGAACGTGCGAGAGGAGATGGTCACTGTCTTGAACATTTGCTTGTTTATCGTCAATTTCGATTATGTTGTTTTGCTGGACTTCTCAGCTGTGGACCCTATTGCCTCCCAGGGATCATTCAGCAGTGTCTGTGTACATTTTTGAGTCATGACTAGAGGGGGGAATGCTACTGGTACCCAGTGGGTTGAGGCCAGGGATTCTGCTAAAGATCCTGCAGTGCAAAGATAGCCCCCCACCACAAAGAACCGTCTGCCCCAAACATCATGAGAGTGGAGGTTGAGAAACaccatgttgttcagtcgctaagtcgtgtctgtatgggttctgcttctgtgaagaactgactcactggaaaagaccctgatgctgggaaagatcgaaggcaggaggagaaggggacgacagaggatgagatggttggatggcatcaccgacttgatggacatgagtttgagcaagattcaggagttggtgatggactggaaagcctggtgtgcatggggttgcaaagagtaggacacgactgagcaactgaactgaaccgaagtcatgtctgactctgtgaccccatggactgcagcacactgggctcctctgtcttccactgtctcccagagtctgctcaaactcttttgagcatcaaggtcttttccaatgagttggctcttcgcatcagatagccATGCTACTAGGATAAACCAGTCCCTGGAAAGGCTGGTTGCTGATAGCGGTAGACTGTGGAGAAATGTAGCGGGGTGCTAGAGGCCGGCCAGGGAGGGTCATGACTGCAGGGGGGCTGAGGGAGTCCTGGGCACCCACCTTCTAACCCATCCCTGCCTCTGCAGGCCAAAATTGTGCGCAACGCCAAGGACACGGCACACACGCGGGCTGAGCGGAACATTCTGGAGTCGGTGAAGCACCCTTTCATTGTGGAACTGGCCTATGCCTTCCAGACTGGCGGCAAACTTTACCTCATCCTCGAGTGCCTCAGTGGTACGAACGGGGACGCAGCCCGGGGGTGGGCAAAGCCAGGGAACCAGCGCAGGGAGCTCTGGCGGGGGAGCCGGGAGAGATGTGGGGAGCAGAATGGCGGGGGTCCCCCACCTCACCCATCCTTCCATCCGTCCATTCATGCATgcctacattcattcattcagcaaacgtCTGTCCAGCGCCTCTTGTGTTCCTCCCCTGTGTTGGGGTGGATGGGAATGGTGGGAGTTGGTAGAGACGTCCAGAGGGttgttctgtctgtttccactGCGACTCGGTCACATCCTGGTCCTCtctcctgcgtttcctgcatcCAGGTAGACCCTAGTCCAGGTGGCTTATTCTCTATGGTGCCCTCCATCCTCTCTGCtctctggggaaggggaggagtcCCAGCGCTTTCTTCACTGGCCTCGAAGGCTCCAGCTCACTCCCTTCCTAGTGTCTCCTCCACGAACTCCCAGGGTCTCCCAGGGCTGGCATCTCAGAGCATGGGATTGTCCCCGCCCTCCTGCTCACAGCTCCATGCCTCCCCGTACCTGCCTGGATGGCCTCCTCGGGCCCGGAAGTGATCGGGGCCTGTTCTTCTCGCTGACCCCAGCTGTACCCACGAACCCCAGGGGCTTCATTCCCTGCATGCCATCTCTTCACGCCCTCAAGTCTCACCACTGCCATGGACTTTCTCTGTCCGCTCACGTGGGGGTGGATTGTGTCCGCCTGTCCCCTCTGTGAGGGTTTTGGGGTTAGGCTCTTGGAGCTGTAGCCTCAGGCTGGCGTATCCGAGCGTCCGTGTGCGTCCGTCTCCCCATTAGACTGAGCGTCCTGAGGGCCATGGCTGGGTCTCTTCATCTCTGTCCCCAGCTTCACCCCACACAGGGCCAGGCACCGAGTAGGCGTCGGTAGATGTttgctgaattgaattgaatccCCACGGCAGCTCTGGGAGGCAGGTAGGGCGGGAATTCCGAGCCCCACTCTCCCCGAGAACAAACCGAGACTCGGCGAGCAGAGGAGCTTGGTCCCAGCACGCAGCTGCTAACGTGTTTGTGTCACAGGTGGTGAGCTTTTCACGCACCTGGAGCGAGAAGGCATCTTCCTAGAAGACACGGCCTGGTGGGTGTTACCTCTTGCCTCCCTCCTGAGCGGGTCCAGGGCCTAGGCCTGGCTCCAGCCCCGCCCTGGCCTCCACTTTGTCCTGTCCCTGCAGTTTCTACCTGTCAGAGATCACACTGGCCCTGGGCCATCTCCACTCCCAAGGCATCATCTACCGGGACCTCAAACCTGAAAACATCATGCTCAACAGCCAGGGTGCGCCAGCATGGGGAGGGCTGAGCCCCGTggagggcagggggctgggcCCTGACCCTCTAACATTCTCCCTCAGGCCACATTAAACTGACGGACTTTGGCCTCTGCAAGGAGTCGATCCACGAGGGCGCTGTGACCCACACCTTCTGCGGCACCATCGAGTACATGTAAGTGGCAGCCGGCTGGGCCCAGGGGCGGGCAGCACCGTCAGGCAGGGCTTGGTCTCACTGGCGGTTCCATCTGGCCCCCAGGGCGCCTGAGATTCTGGTGCGCAGTGGCCACAACCGGGCGGTGGACTGGTGGAGCTTGGGGGCCCTGATGTACGACATGCTCACTGGATCGGCAAGTCCCGCCTCCTCGGGAGGGCGGGCGTCGGGGCGGGAGGGGGGGACCCCCCCGGGGCAGGGGCGGCCCGTGGGCGGCCTGCAAGGCGCCTCTCACCCTCTGCCTTCTCCAGCCGCCCTTCACTGCAGAGAACCGGAAGAAAACCATGGACAAGATCATCAGAGGGAAGCTGGAGCTGCCCCCCTACCTCACCCCGGATGCCCGGGATCTCGTCAAAAAGGTGGGTTCCCTCTTGCACTTGGTCCTGCCCCGTCTTCTCTCCCAGGCCCTGCATGTGTGCCTGAATCCCCCTGGGTCGGGGTTGCTGGACCCCCTACCCTGCTGACACACACATCACTGTACATTTGGAAAGTGAGCACTTGCTCACTTTTTTGGGGTCTGAGACGTCAGCTGTGATGCAGACCAGCTGCCGATCCTGGGGAAGTCTCTGcgcctgcgtgctaagtcgctttggtcatctccgactctttgcgaccccatggactgtagcctgccaggctcctctgtctgcgggattctccaggcaagaacactggagtgggttgccatgcccgagTCCTAATCAGTGAGACGCGCTGCTCTCCTCAAAAAGGCGATCTTTGGGGATTGAGGTTGGGAGGGCAGGCGCCCTATCCAGATTGCAAGTTGTACCCCCATGAATTTGTCCTTGGGGCGATGCCAGCAACCAGACACCTTTGCAAAGGATTCGTGGAGAAGGGGGTGCCTTTGGACCAAACCTTGGAAATCTTGAGGGTGTCAGCAGGGGGAGACCACACTCCAGAGCCCCCACCACAACCCCCAACCCCCATGTCACTTTTCTCCACCCCCTTTCTGAACACTCGGTCTGTAACTCTGCCTGAGACCCTGACCCTCTGCCCTTGTCCTGCAGTTCTTGAAGCGGAATCCTAACCAGCGGATTGGAGGGGGCCCCGGGGATGCTGCTGATGTGCAGGTGAAACCATCGTGAGGGGGCAGGCTGAGCTCCCAGGGTGCTTGGATGCAGTGGGTGGGGCCTCAGGGCAGAGGGTGTTTCTAAGGGAGCCAGGGTTTGAAATGTTGGCATGTTGCTGGGCACTCTACTCACAGAGGCACCCCTTCTTCCGGCACGTTAATTGGGATGACCTCCTGGCCCGCCGTGTGGACCCCCCTTTCCGGCCTTCCCTGGTGAGTGGAGGCCCTTGGCCAAGGGGCAGGTGGGGTCGGGTGGGGCCCCCTTCCTGGATGCCTCTGACCCTCCCTCCCGGGCGCCCACAGCAATCGGAGGAGGACGTGAGCCAGTTTGACTCCCACTTCACAAGGCAGACACCAGTGGACAGTCCAGATGACACAACGCTCAGTGAGAGTGCCAACCAGGCCTTCCTGGTGA is drawn from Ovis aries strain OAR_USU_Benz2616 breed Rambouillet chromosome 21, ARS-UI_Ramb_v3.0, whole genome shotgun sequence and contains these coding sequences:
- the RPS6KB2 gene encoding ribosomal protein S6 kinase beta-2, translating into MAAVFDLDLETEEGSEGEGEPELSPADACPLAELRPAGLEPVGHYEEVELTESSVNPGPERIGPHCFELLRVLGKGNYGKVFQVRKVQGSNLGKIYAMKVLRKAKIVRNAKDTAHTRAERNILESVKHPFIVELAYAFQTGGKLYLILECLSGGELFTHLEREGIFLEDTACFYLSEITLALGHLHSQGIIYRDLKPENIMLNSQGHIKLTDFGLCKESIHEGAVTHTFCGTIEYMAPEILVRSGHNRAVDWWSLGALMYDMLTGSPPFTAENRKKTMDKIIRGKLELPPYLTPDARDLVKKFLKRNPNQRIGGGPGDAADVQRHPFFRHVNWDDLLARRVDPPFRPSLQSEEDVSQFDSHFTRQTPVDSPDDTTLSESANQAFLGFTYVAPSVLDSIKEAFSFQPKLRSPRRLNSSPRTPVSPLKFSPFEGFRPSPGPQELVEAPLPPLLPPPPPPPPSSTAPLPIRPPSGTKKSKRGRGRPGR